A genomic window from Schistocerca serialis cubense isolate TAMUIC-IGC-003099 chromosome 4, iqSchSeri2.2, whole genome shotgun sequence includes:
- the LOC126474941 gene encoding methylated-DNA--protein-cysteine methyltransferase: MAKRMNKTRCLVNSCIVSSPIGNLYVRVCKQGLHFLSQSDETVGDNFQPDKSQEVRIICSEDGKSAQEQIAYTVMWLHTYFHEIQSLPNLALPSMCPSVGEGTFRGKVWNKLAEYVGPGCTVSYGELAKVSGHPGAAQAVGTAMATNPFQIIVPCHRVIRTDGTMGQYARGTRNEVKLWLLEHEGITSHKISRIKC, encoded by the exons ATGGCGAAAAGAATGAATAAAACACGCTGTCTGGTCAATTCATGCATTGTCTCGTCTCCAATAGGCAATCTGTATGTCAGAGTCTGCAAGCAAGGATTACATTTTCTGTCACAAAGCGATGAAACAGTTGGAGATAACTTCCAACCGGATAAAAG TCAAGAAGTAAGAATTATTTGTTCAGAAGATGGAAAATCAGCACAGGAGCAAATTGCTTATACTGTTATGTGGTTGCACACATATTTTCACGAGATTCAGTCTCTACCAAATTTAGCTCTTCCATCAATGTGCCCTTCTGTAGGAGAAG GCACATTTAGAGGTAAAGTGTGGAATAAACTTGCTGAATATGTTGGGCCTGGTTGTACAGTTTCGTATGGAGAATTAGCAAAAGTTTCTGGCCATCCAG GGGCTGCCCAGGCCGTTGGAACAGCAATGGCTACAAATCCATTCCAAATAATAGTTCCTTGTCACAGAGTTATTCGCACCGATGGTACAATGGGACAATATGCTCGAGGCACCAGAAATGAAGTTAAACTGTGGCTTTTGGAGCATGAGGGCATAACAAGCCATAAAATATCTCGCATTAAATGCTGA